tttttgactcctcagaaattattaatttttagctggaagtttgtaccttttgccAATATCTCCTCATTTCTTCTACCTCTTTggccctggtaaccaccattcttcCCTCTGTTTGTAACAAGTTCAGTTTTTCTGATGTCACATGTATGGgagatcatacagcatttgtctttctcttctgacttatttcactgagcataatgctgtcatggtccatccatgttattgcaaagggcaatatttcattctttctcattaatgagtaatattcctttggaTATGCATAGAACTTTTTCTTTAGCCATTCACCTCTTTGGTCACATATGTTTTTTCCGTATCTTGTCTATTGTGAAAAATGGGGCattgaacatgggagtgcagatagtgatttcattttatttggtgTACCTAGAATTtggattgctggataatatggaagttctatctttagttttttttttgatatcttaatattatttttcatagtggcttaccatcttacattcccatcaacagtacatAAGTGTTCTTTTTCCAACTTCACCAACTGTTGTTATcctttatgtttttaataatagctattcttttattttcttccagcttcGTTGAGgaataatattttcttctaaaagttttatgacTTCATGTCTTATATACAGTATTGCATAAGTTTGTtttgccatcaaaccatctcattttctgtcgttcccttctcctcctgccctcagtctttcccagtgtcagggtcttttcaaatgagtcagctctgcgcatcaggtggccaaagtattggagtttcagcttcaacatcagtccttccaatgaacacccaggactgatctcttttaggatggactggttggatctccttgcagtccaagggactctcaagagtcttctccaacaccacagttcaaaagcatcaattcttctctgctcagctgtctttatagtccaactttcacatccatacatgactactggaaaaaagatAGCCTTGaatacatggacctttgttgacaaagtaatgtctctgctttttaatatgctttccaggttggtcataactatccttccaaagattgagggcaggaggaggcgtggacaacagaggataagatggcatcacagactcaatggacatgggtttgagtggactctgggagttggtgatggacagggagacctggtgtactgtggttcatgggctgtcaaagagtcagacacaactgagcgactgaactgactgaattgaactgaagatgTATAGAATAGTGATTTgagttacatacatacatacatacatacatcatgaaatgatgatcacaatatgtgtgtgtgtatatatcgtTTTTCAGATTCTTAACCTTTATTGAGTACAAAAATagttacaaaatattgactatagtttcctCTGCTGTACAGTTGGTCCTTGTTCTATTCAGCTTTTATCTTGTTGTCTTCTAGAGATACAAGAGATACAATCTTCTCCTGGGTTTTGACAGAAAGTCTCAGAAGTCGTATGTTCTCAGCCCTGAAAGACTCTTGGAGCTTAAGTTCTGCCCCTCAAAGACATCTAGCTTAGCTACTTAGccaaatagcaacccactctagtattctggcctggaaaatcccatggatgtaaggaacctggtaggctacagtccacgggatcacaaagagtggacacgactgagcgccttcactttcatgAAGCTTCAAAATTTGGCAACTGCCTTACCGAAGAGAACTATGTGTTAGAGAAAGGACCCCTTACCCTAGTGAGTTTTTGTTTCCTAAGCACAATGGAGTAGCAGGATAGATTATTCcatatttttgaaacttttgtCTGCCTTTCTGGCTTCCCGGGGAGTCCTCTGGAAATAGAAATGTCCACTGGAAACATCTGGCCACGTATTTAAGTCTCTTTAAGTTTTCAGCTTGTCATGCTAGCCTTACATGAGTGTTTGGCTTTTCATGTTTTCGTGCCAAAGTCCCTCTCTATGGGCCATGCTCAATCCTCAATTCACACTCACACTCTTCAAATGctctatgagaaaaaaaaaggcagttgtCCTTCAGCTCACCTCAGAAGTGTTCAGTGCTTTCTGCTACTCATGTCTATATCACCCTCATCACTTTCACAACTTTATAATGGCTTCAAAAATATGGCTGCTAAAGTTAATTTGACCTTTCCAAGTACAATTGTTTCCCAGTATTGGCCAGGGGTTGTTTCAGGCACTTCCTCCCACCCACTCCTATACCAGAAAAGCTGGATGCTCAAATCCTTTATGGAGAATGACAGATCAAATGGATCCATGTTTGGTTGAGTCTGTGGCTAAGGAGGAGTGACTGGACTTGCAGTGGGAACTGTGTTCAGCTGTAACCTAATGCATCTTATTGGGAAATGCAGTTCACAAAAGGTTACCTTGAATGAAATGATAAATTTTCAGCATTTATttgctgaaaaggaaaaatgtaagcATCTAGATGACTACAGAGTATGGAACTTCTGTGCCAAAAGATGATATGGTTATCAGTGAAGCTAGCTGTCATGGTTTAAAAGAAAACTCCGAGGGGTTGATATAAAAAACCCATATCTTCTGTattacaaaaaatataatcagaaatAACTCATATTCAGTACAAGCTGAGGTAAGAATAGTACAGACCTCAACAAGTCATTAATCTGTTTTcacttaaataaagaaaaatcctTTTTCTATTGTTTCATTAGGAGTATAATGCATGAAAAAACATCCAACTTACCattattaaataagaaatatttaagaagaacATATTTGCACAAAGGCACATTGAGCTTACcagaaaattatttctgtttttacacTGTTTTATAAATTCCCTTTAGTATCTGCCCTTTTATCATATGCTATTAAATACTGAAAAATCTGtagtaagtaaaaatatttttggctACTAGTAAATTATGCATTCTTGTATGCtacattatataaatacagaCATACAAACAAATATTCACAATAAATGTCTTTTTCAGTCAAGATTAACTTAATTCAATGCAATATAATACCCAGTAGTAGAAATTTCATCTGAAAATTATCAGTATGATTTTTGTCTCAAGACCTGATCACTAAGTATCTACATGGAATGAAGAGACCAGAGAGACTCACAGGACACATGATCTTGAATTGAGATCTTCATTAAATTGAGATCTTCAAGACAAGGTTCATCTGAGTTGGCCCGAAATTGCTAATATCTAAACACTTTAAATCTATTAAAGATGGTCAATGGATAGAAGAAACTTAGATCACTGAGAAGATAaacccaaattttattttatgtgaaagTAACAAAAATACTTAGTGTGATCATTTAGAATCAAAGTATTCTGCTAATATCTGGTTTATTTGAAACTTTTAAGAAGTAAATGATTTGAAGTCCAGCATCCATACAGAAAGTGCAGGTACTTTAAGTTTCAGGTTTGATGAATTTTCACAGATTGAATATTTTATATCACCAACATCCAGATCAAGAATCACAACCTGACCAGAACTCCAGAATGCCCCTCCCCCACATATCTTCCAAGGAAGAACTCCCAGTCCCCAGGGGAACCACTGTTCTGACTTTCAATACCAGAGATTCATTGTACCTTGGttgaattttatgtaaatggaatcatactgtaGGAATTATTTTGTATCTAGTTTGCTCACTGTAAATCATGTTTGTAGGAATCATTCATGTTTTTGTATGTGTAATTATTGTTCATTCCCATTATTGTGTAGTACATGATATAGCatagtttatttttagaatttcttatttaacatatattctCCCTAACAAAAGGTTTAGCTCAATGGTTTAGCCTCTGTCTCACTGATACATCTCAAGTATCTAGAACACAGTCTCGCACATGGTTGGTGCTTTATAAGGATGTGTTTAAATTAACTAGTTTTTACTCTCAGAAGTGTTCCGTTGCAGAACTTCCTGGGCCTGCAAGCACTGCATTAACTCGGCCTCAAGTCTAGGATTCTCCTCATTTGTCTCCTTAGTGCCCCTTTGACTTCCTTGTTTCTCAAAGTGTAAATCAGGGGATTAAGCAGGGGAGTCACCAGAGTATAGAACAGTGCAATGCTTTTGTTCACATCCTGTGAATAGCTGGAAGGAGGCTGAAGGTACATGGAGATGAGCGtcccaaagaaaataatcactaCCATTAGGTGAGAACCACAGGTTCCAAAAGCCTTCTGTCTCCCTTGGGCCGACTTTATCTTCAGGACTGCACGGGTAATGTGACCGTAGGATACTAAGATGAGTGACAGGGGCACCACCAAAAAGAACACACTGACAGCAAAGAGTTCAGCCTCATTGACAGAGGTGTTGGTGCAGGCCAGTTTCAGCATCACTGGAACTTCACAGAAGAAATGGTCCACTTGGTTTTTACCACAGAGAGGAAGAGTCATGGTCAGTGCTGTCTGGACTACAGAACTGCCAAAGCCTGTAAGCCAAGCAGTTACAACCAGCTGCAAGCAAAGCTGGGGATGCACGATCACCATGTAGTGGAGGGGACGGCACACAGctacatagcggtcataggccatgacaGACAGGAGGACACACTCTACTCCCCCGAGTCCCAAGGCAATGAAGAGCTGGGCCACACAGCCACCATAGGTGATGGTCTTGTCCTTCCCCTTAAAGTTGGCCAGGGTCTGAGGGACAGTGCAAGTAGTCAAACAAAGATCCATAAAAGagaggttggagaggaagaagtacataggGGAGTGGAGGTGAGGATCCATCGTTGACAAAAGCATAATGGCGCCATTGCCTAAACAGCTCAAGGAGTAGATGATCAGGATGACCGCAAAGAGAGCCGTTTCCAGCTGGGGCTGGTTGGAGAAGCCCAGGAGAATGAATCGAGAGAAGGCGCTGTTGTTAGCTCTTTCCATTGTACTCCGCTTGTTGGAGTTAAGAGAACTCCATACTGTTAAGCTGTTTGTTTAATCCATGTCTTTCCCCCTGAGTACGTAGAGTTTGTGAGCAAGCTTGAGGCCTTTTCACAgttactcttttgttgacaaacAAGGGGGTGCTAGAGAGTTACTAAGTAAGAGTACCTTCTGTGTTTCAGGCACTGACCGAAGCACTTTCTATGCAATTTGTCACAACAACTCTGTGAGCTTGGCATTATCATGATTTCTGCTAAATATGTGAAGGAACTGAGGGTTAAAGAGATGCAGTGATTTTATCAGAGTGATGTACTTAGTAAATCACAGAGGCAGGATTCCAACAGACTCTAAAATATGAGTTCTTAACTGCTGGGGATACTGTCTTTATGATGTATGAACTACAAAGATAACTCAAgagtttctcaaaaattaaatctAGAAATTTGAAATAAGTTACAAATATGTACTGCCTTAGTCCTTCCCTGGACGATTGAAATATTTAGACTGGCTTTCTTGCTTCTGCTTTGtgtagagaaaaatatttctttctgaaaatgCACAGATAATAAAATTTACTATGAACAATTGTATTGAAATGGgaacaatatattttaataagtaaAGTCATGGAGCCTTTGATATGGAGTCTGTATTCATGTCTATTGATTGGAAAACTTTTATTGGAAGTGATTTAGAATTCACTGTATCCATACTGTATGTTCCAGAGGACTAAGCCTGAGAAACTCTCATTGTTACCATTTTCAGTGAAAACTCAGCAAAGCAtcaatgttttttttgttttctttctttatgtcttttaaaattgctTAATATGATAGAGCAAATACTCTTTTCAACCTTTTGTGTTCACTTCCTATAAATTCAGACCTCACATTAATCATTCTCTTTTTGGTAAAATCATCTGGTCTCATTTTAGAAATCAAcctctgtctgtgtgtctctctgtttCATAGACGCACACACCACATACAAACCATGATGCAAATTTAATAGTAAATAATACCTAAGAGGAGAAATATCCCATAACAGTACCATAGCCTGGAAAAGAGTTTAGTATGTATAGTAGattcacaaaataattttgtCAAGGAAGTGATAATGTGAAAGAAGTTTCAAAACTATAAGGGTTTTAGAAACTGAATTTAGGAGTTATAGCCTTCTTGCATATTGCCAAAAGAATTATCCTTCCTAAAAGAATTGCCTCGCTTCCCTTCTCGAAAACTTCAAGTGGTTTTCAATTGCCTTCAACTAAAATTCCAAATTCCTCACTATGGCATACAGGAGCCCTCATAATCCTTTTCTTACCTCTCTAGTATTTTCTCTTGCTATTGTCAATTTCCcatctttagaatttttatttttaattttttcattatttatttttggctgcgctggttcTTCATTGATGTGTTggggctttctctcgttgcggtgcacaggtttctctTTTTGTGGAGCACGGCGTCTGGGGCATGCAGTCTTCattagttgtgatgcatgggctcaatagttgtggttcctgggctctagagcacaggctcagtagttatggtgcatgaGCTTCATTGCTCTGAGGCACGTTGGAACTTCCCGGATCACAATCGAACCCttgtcttcttcattggcaggcagattcttattcactgagccaccagcgaaaccCTCTCATCCTTAGAATTTCCCAACATTAATACCCGAACGTTTATGTCTATCtggtttttctccttttgaaaTTCTCTGACCACCCCAACTAAAACTCTGCTCAAGATATTTTCTATTGCTTTGCCCTGCTTTTTGTCTTCAGATCACTCATTACAATCCACaattttcctgtttcttaaaaaaatttcttatttattttctaatttgcaTCAGTAAAATGACAGATTTATAAGATCaggaaatttgtctttttttaaaaaatcattatatgTGCAGAATAGTGCCAGACATACAGCAAACCATCGACATGTATTGTAATGCGTGCAGTTGAATCAACATGTAATGTATGAATACGTTAATATACTTAAAGACTTAGGAAGTGTTTTCTTATATCAGGTAGAAATAAGTGTCCTCAGTGTTTATTTCATAGTGGTATTTATCACAGGCTATGTGGCAGTTGAGATTatgtataaaatgtataataaatatataaaatatatgctatgtaaatatagtatatataaatatctctgaatataaacatttatgtatttattgtttttgtttcaagACCCTTTTGTGTTTGTAAGATACTTtggcaatcccacggac
This genomic interval from Bos taurus isolate L1 Dominette 01449 registration number 42190680 breed Hereford chromosome 23, ARS-UCD2.0, whole genome shotgun sequence contains the following:
- the OR2B7C gene encoding olfactory receptor family 2 subfamily B member 7C; translation: MERANNSAFSRFILLGFSNQPQLETALFAVILIIYSLSCLGNGAIMLLSTMDPHLHSPMYFFLSNLSFMDLCLTTCTVPQTLANFKGKDKTITYGGCVAQLFIALGLGGVECVLLSVMAYDRYVAVCRPLHYMVIVHPQLCLQLVVTAWLTGFGSSVVQTALTMTLPLCGKNQVDHFFCEVPVMLKLACTNTSVNEAELFAVSVFFLVVPLSLILVSYGHITRAVLKIKSAQGRQKAFGTCGSHLMVVIIFFGTLISMYLQPPSSYSQDVNKSIALFYTLVTPLLNPLIYTLRNKEVKGALRRQMRRILDLRPS